The Arachis ipaensis cultivar K30076 chromosome B07, Araip1.1, whole genome shotgun sequence genomic interval AAGATAAACCCAATTAGAAGTAACAAACATGTATTATGTTTAGAATTGCGTTAAACAAATAGAGCCTAGCACAGATGCCATACAATACAGCAGAGAGAATGAAGCAAAGTTCCCaattttttatttgcaaaagtaGGAATTAGCATTCACTCCCTCAAACTGAAAGACCAATTTTCATGTGTGTCACAAAGAAAACATATATACACAATCATGGAAGAAGCTGAATAAGAAGAAGAGATTACACAAATTACACAACAAGGGTGAGTGGTAATGGGAGAGAAAGCGCGGTTGATTTGTTTGTTTGCCGTACCAGAAAATGTGCTGCGGAGTGGAATAGAGCGCCGCCGCGAAATGCTGGGTCCGACGGGGCCAGAGGGAGAAAGCGCGcgccttttctcttctctgttgtGACTTCCGTTTGTGGAAAGTTAGGGTTCAGTTCTGTGTCGTAGATTTGGGGATTTTTTTCAATCCTTTATTTTTTGGAAATTTTAAAAGAGGACATTTGACATATTGCTTAATAAGAAAATTGGAAACTCTAATTAGGATTggcaataataattaataaacctACGGGATCAAGCTCTTTTGAAAATTGAAACCAGAAAATTGGAaatttttctgaaataaataaaaataattaatatttttaataataaaataacataaCATTATNNNNNNNNNNNNNNNNNNNNNNNNNNNNNNNNNNNNNNNNNNNNNNNNNNNNNNNNNNNNNNNNNNNNNNNNNNNNNNNNNNNNNNNNNNNNNNNNNNNNNNNNNNNNNNNNNNNNNNNNNNNNNNNNNNNNNNNNNNNNNNNNNNNNNNNNNNNNNNNNNNNNNNNNNNNNNNNNNNNNNNNNNNNNNNNNNNNNNNNNNNNNNNNNNNNNNNNNNNNNNNNNNNNNNNNNNNNNNNNNNNNNNNNNNNNNNNNNNNNNNNNNNNNNNNNNNNNNNNNNNNNNNNNNNNNNNNNNNNNNNNNNNNNNNNNNNNNNNNNNNNNNNNNNNNNNNNNNNNNNNNNNNNNNNNNNNNNNNNNNNNNNNNNNNNNNNNNNNNNNNNNAAAAAgactaactaaaaataataacaacTCGCAATACATATTTTACTCGCGGGTATCTAACACGACCTGTCCCAACCCATTCGAGTAGAGTAAGCTATCCGATCCGTTGCGAGTAGGATAGGGTTTTACAATCCacatataacacatattttataaaaattaagtaTACAGTAAAAAAGTAAGAATTAAACTCACAACCTCTTGCATGTAATGTTTTACAATAAATGAACAACTACtaaattagttagttaattagtaatttaaaatatttattaatatatataaaatttagaatgattgaattttatatttattttaaaaaaattaatatttctacAGGTAGGATATGATAGAATTTAaaactttagggtgcgggtagggttagggttgagagattcttaaCCCACATGTAAGATATGGtagaattttaataaatttttcaatTCACAGATAGATTAGAATAGGAATCTCTCAACCCACAGATAAAATATGGtagaattttaataaatttttcaatTCACAGATAGATTAAAATAGAGTCTAAACTCTAACTCTATCCTACCCTACCTGACTAATTTTAGTATTTGTTTAAATAATTGTTTTTCATTTGACCGAGAAAATAGCAAATAAATTGTGCATGGCGGTTACAGTAGAATGTAGATGGATAGTAAGTAGGAAAAGAAGACACTGACAGAAACCAATTTGTTTCATTGGTTCCGTCTCTGAGGCAAAGGGAAACAATAATGGCGTCACAGTCACCGGCACCGCCGTCATCGGCGAGGTCACCACTCTCCGCCACAGCAACAGCATCTCCACTNNNNNNNNNNNNNNNNNNNNNNNNNNNNNNNNNNNNNNNNNNNNNNNNNNNNNNNNNNNNNNNNNNNNNNNNNNNNNNNNNNNNNNNNNNNNNNNNNNNNNNNNNNNNNNNNNNNNNNNNNNNNNNNNNNNNNNNNNNNNNNNNNNNNNNNNNNNNNNNNNNNNNNNNNNNNNNNNNNNNNNNNNNNNNNNNNNNNNNNNNNNNNNNNNNNNNNNNNNNNNNNNNNNNNNNNNNNNNNNNNNNNNNNNNNNNNNNNNNNNNNNNNNNNNNNNNNNNNNNNNNNNNNNNNNNNNNNNNNNNNNNNNNNNNNNNNNNNNNNNNNNNNNNNNNNNNNNNNNNNNNNNNNNNNNNNNNNNNNNNNNNNNNNNNNNNNNNNNNNNNNNNNNNNNNNNNNNNNNNNNNNNNNNNNNNNNNNNNNNNNNNNNNNNNNNNNNNNNNNNNNNNNNNNNNNNNNNNNNNNNNNNNNNNNNNNNNNNNNNNNNNNNNNNNNNNNNNNNNNNNNNNNNNNNNNNNNNNNNNNNNNNNNNNNNNNNNNNNNNNNNNNNNNNNNNNNNNNNNNNNNNNNNNNNNNNNNNNNNNNNNNNNNNNNNNNNNNNNNNNNNNGCCATCCGCCTCCTCGACAACCAGCTCCGCTCCGAGGTTCTCTCCCGCCACTCCGATCTCCTCGGTCAGCTCTCCTCCCTCCACCACGCCACCTCCGCACTCTCCACCATCCGATCCTCTCTCTCCTCCCTCAATTCCTCCGTTCGCCGCCTCCGATCCGAGCTCTCCGACCCTCACCGATCCATCGCCTCTGCAACTGTGCAGCTCAACAATCTCCACCGCACCTCCGAGCTTCTCCAGCACTCCGTCCGCGCCCTCCGGCTCTCCCGCAAGCTCCGCGATCTCGTTGCAGCTGCGCCAGATCCGGAGAAGCTCGATCTTGCCAAGGCCGCGCAGCTCCATGCGGAAATATTGTCGCTCTGTGAGGAATATGATCTGGCTGGCATTGATGCCGTGGATGAAGAGCTCCGCTGGGTGAAGGAAACCGGCGATCGGCTCCGGAGCGAGGCTATGAAAGTTCTGGAGAGAGGAATGGAAGGTCTGAATCAAGCTGAGGTTGGAACTGGATTGCAGGTTTTCTACAACCTTGGTGAATTGAAGGTTACAGTGGAGCAGGTGATCAACAAATACAAGGGTTTAAGTGCCAAGAGTGTGAGTACGGCCTTGGATATGAAGGCCATTTCGGGATCTGGTGGAGGCCGCGGCGGAGGGTTCGGTCCTGGCGGAATTAGGGGAAGTGGGACACCGCAAATTGGAGGAGGGGCAAAGGCAAGGGAGGCACTGTGGCAGAGGCTTGGTAATTGCATGGATCAGCTGCATTCTATTGCCGTGGCAGTGTGGCATTTGCAGAGGGTGCTCTCGAAAAAGCGCGATCCTTTCACCCATGTTTTGCTGCTTGACGAGGTCATTCAGGTATGGGTAATGGGAATAAatgtattttttgtgattttatgaTCTTAGTAGAGGTAGCAGTTACTCTAGAAGTGATACTAGAGTGGTAGAATATCAGCTTGTAGAAGCACATGTAAGAATAGTAGATATCTTATGGAAGGTAGCTTGATGAATAGAGGTTGAGGAAGGCCTAGAAAAACTTGCTGCGAATTAGTTGAATTTAGGTTTTAGTAGCTTGAATTTGGATGTGATTTTCTATAGGACATTATGTTGTTGTCTGGTTTATAGAGCTGTTTCTACCTAGTGGGACGATGCTTGGTTGTGATTGTTAGTTTGGTGAAATTCTGTGTCTAATGTTTACTTGGACTGATAGCTTCTATATATGCTGGAATGATGATAGGTATGGAAGATAATATTCTGATTAATTTGGGTAGTGATACTTGAGATTGAGAGGTCCATATATAATGAGTTAATTCCATTATGCAACAGATTCCCTTTTGCTTCTGTAAAATCCGGAGGTTTTCTTGGGTTAGTAGCTGAATTTAGGTGTTAGCCGTTAGCAAATTGAAGATGCTGCATTTGCAGATTTTACAAATGGTTTTGATGTGATGTTTAGTTATTCGATGGGAGCTATTCTTTTGTTTCTATACTGAGATGGAAGAAATGGATCATTGCTCCAGTTGAATGTAAATAAGTGAGTCAATTGCTATTGATTTGTATAGATTAGGCTGGATTATATCAGGATCGATACCAATTCTTTTGGAACTCCACTCTCTATATATTCTTTGTGCAATGGAGAAATAGAGGATCAATAGTAGATGAACCAAGAAGTTGGATTGAATTTCTTTAGGATGCCTTTTACAcatggtttttcgaaaattgtacAGCCATATTACTTATGCAAAGATACAAATTCAATGGACTGGACATTTGGGGTTTTTAGAAATCACTATCTATATTTTGAAAGTATTGAGTTCCGAACTGGGACATTTTTTTCACTCAAATTGTTTTTGGTTTTACAACCATTTTCTCATTGACTGCTGTTGCGTAGGAAGGTGATCCCATGCTAACAGACCGAGTTTGGGAGGCCATTGCAAAGGCTTTTGCAAGCCAAATGAAGTCTGCTTTCACTGCATCAAGTTTTGTTAAGGAGATCTTTACAATGGGATATCCAAAGTTATACTCCATGATAGAGAACCTCCTTGAAAGAATTTCACGTGACACGGATGTCAAAGGAGTGTTACCAGCTATCAATTCAAGTGGAAAGGAGCAGTTAGTTTCATCAGTCGAAATATTCCAGACTGCATTCTTGGCTCACTGCTTGAGTCGCCTTTCAGATCTAGTGAATTCTGTATTTCCAATGTCAAGTCGTGGAAGCGTTCCATCAAAGGAACAAATATCAAGAATTATATCACGTATTCAGGAAGAGATAGAAGCTGTTCAGATGGATGCACGCTTAACTCTTCTTGTTTTGCGTGAAATTGGCAAGGTTTTAATTCTTCTTGCAGAACGTGCTGAATACCAGGTAAAACNNNNNNNNNNNNNNNNNNNNNNNNNNNNNNNNNNNNNNNNNNNNNNNNNNNNNNNNNNNNNNNNNNNNNNNNNNNNNNNNNNNNNNNNNNNNNNNNNNNNNNNNNNNNNNNNNNNNNNNNNNNNNNNNNNNNNNNNNNNNNNNNNNNNNNNNNNNNNNNNNNNNNNNNNNNNNNNNNNNNNNNNNNNNNNNNNNNNNNNNNNNNNNNNNNNNNNNNNNNNNNNNNNNNNNNNNNNNNNNNNNNNNNNNNNNNNNNNNNNNNNNNNNNNNNNNNNNNNNNNNNNNNNNNNGGGGGGGggggagaaaaaaaaaacttgttattgcatttgaataaattttttattttctcagaaAGTAATTGAATGCTAGCTTATGTTAAGTGTTTGATCTGTTCCTTTGTATGAAAGAATATTTGTTATAAGAAAAGAAGGGTCATAAAAAGATGGAAATTTATGTTAACTACAATTAGTTGGAACATTGTGAACTAAAATCATATTTATCAGTGGCTGATAATCGCATGTTCTTTCTGGTGACTTTTATGATTCATATCCAAACTTGATTGATGAAGTGGTCTAGTGCATGACAAGTTTTAACTTAACTGTTGTGACAGATATCCACTGGACCTGAATCACGTCAAGTAAGTGGTCCTGCAACACCGGCACAGCTCAAGAATTTCACGTTGTGTCAACATCTCCAAGAAGTTCATTCACGAATATCTTCTATGCTTAAAGGAATGCCCAGTATAGCTGCAGAAGTGTTGTCTGCTTCACTAGGTGCAATATATGGTGTTGCATGTGACTCAGTGACATCTTTATTCCAGGCAATGCTTGATCGTCTTGAGTCTTGCATATTGCAAATACATGATCAGAACTTCGGAGTGCTTGGGATGGATGCTGCCATGGACAATAATGCATCACCTTACATGGAGGAGCTCCAGAAGTGCATTCTGCACTTCCGCAGTGAGTTTTTATCTCGCTTGTTGCCTTCCAGAGCTACTACAACATCAGGAACAGAGAACATATGTACCAGGCTTGTCCAAAGTATGGCTTCCCGTGTTCTAGTATTCTTTATCCGGCATGCTTCTCTTGTCAGACCTCTTTCAGAATCAGGCAAGTTGAGGATGGCTAGGGATATGGCCGAGTTGGAGCTAGCCGTGGGCCAAAATTTGTTCCCTGTTGAACAACTCGGTGCTCCATATCGAGCTCTTAGAGCATTCCGTCCTCTTATTTTCTTGGAAACATCCCAGTTCGCATCATCTCCTCTTCTTCAGGATCTGCCACCCAGTGTCATATTTCATCATCTGTATACCCGAGGTCCTGACGAATTGCAGTCGCCACTGCAAAGAAACAAACTAACACCGTTACAGTATTCATTGTGGCTAGATTCTCAAGGGGAGGATCAAATCTGGAAGGGTATCAAAGCAACACTTGATGATTACGCATTAAATGTGAGAAGCAGAAGAGATAAGGAGTTCAACCCTGTTTATCCTCTTATGCTTCAAATGGGTTCATCCTTGATTGAAAAGGTTCAGGCTAACCCAAATTCTTGATCCCGTAAATAATCTGTAGTCTTGTGAAATTGATTAAACCACACCAGTGACTTTGTGATTGCTGCTTGCAAGTTGTTGAGAAGGGTTTAGTTGCGGAAACATGAGGAAGAGGCATGCTAGTTTGGATAGAAAACATGAAGTACAAAAAATTTTAGACGATTTAATAGCTTTTTTTTCCAATATATTTTTTGTTGAATTAATTTTTGTTGGCCAATCTTGACTTTACTGATTATTTGTGATTGGTTGTATTAAATGTAGATAGGGTGGCAAACGGCTCGAAATATGTCAAATCGACCCGTTTAACCTGCCATAAGGGCACGCTGAGCTTAAAAAATGAACCCACCTTAAAAGGAAAACTTGCCTAACCCGTTTCGCCTAACTCGCGAACATTGGCTGGGTGGGATAGGCAAGCCACCAGGCACTTGCCAAAAATAGTTTAGACAATTTAATagcttttttttatgattattaaattCATGACATTTCTTAGAAAGTCAGAATATAAATTGAACATGGGTTGACTCCAAGGCTCTCATATATGAATTGGTTACTAATCATTCTAAACTTATAATACTCAATATCATGCCAATATTAGTCTGCTTTTAGTATTGAATTTCGATAAAAATGCCTCTAACTTTTAACATTACCAAACTCTTAAATTCACATTCTTTTGAGTTTTATGATTTAAATTTACAATGAATTCTCGAAGTTGATTAGTTTACAAATTTCAGTTTTATATTTGGACAGTTGATGGTGCATTTGTGCCTTTCAAATTGCACCATCGACAGCCAATGCCAAAATTATACGTTTTTATATGAGAATGACAAtgacatgaaaaaaaaaataaaaaagaaagaaaaaacagtTTTTGGTTTTCACTCAGTTTAcgacattttattattattattttgaataaGAATGAAAGGTACGATTATTGGAATTTATATGGATATGTTAATGTTAATGCTACAATACCAAAATGTGAAAGGTATGAATAATATTTCAGTGTTATTTGAAATTCATTAGTGTCTGTTAAAAGAAAGCATTAGAAAAAATGAGAAAGGAGTGTCTTAGCGGTAAGAGTATGATCTCATTAAGACAACAACCTCATTATTTTTAATCTAATTAATTTCCTTTTGTCTAATTCTGTCACTGTACAGATGCTACTAGTTATAATGaagaaataattaatatatttttccttattttatgttaattGATAACTTGAATAGTAAGCTGCGTGCCCTCCATGCCCTTCTACTTCATTCCATATATATCATTATTAAACGTCAttgttatttgaaaaaaaaattaaatttatatattgtTTTATTATATCCGATTCAATttcgattgaatatgattgaAGTTTTGAACTTCTAACATTATCAGTTTATAATCGGtctaatttttagaattttagttATTTGAACAACTTTGGCTGTTGGACAACATTTATGTTTGAATTTGTTAACTAcaaaatacataatttttttaagaGTACAATTACTCAATTAGGCCTTTATTCCACCTCAAACTAATTAGcccttaaaaaaaaaatatcaattagaTCTTTTGAGATAGAAAACAGTGAATACAATATGTCTTTTCATCAATTTATCAGGTAAAATTTAACGGGTACTTATATATATGTCTATTTATTAAAGATCGTCATAAAAATAACAATTTTGGAGTAAAATTTTACGTATTTTGTCAGgattcataataaataaatagcaaTCGATGAGAGTTTTATAAAAACTCAAAAGATAACAAATGATTTACTGTCTAAAATAACATTGTTCGCATGTTCCTGTGATAGCAATGGGACACGTCACGGTAGAAATATTTAGAAAACTAATTGTGGCtttactttttaaaataaaaacaaaaacactaACTACAAATTTCAAAACCATCTCATTGAATTGACCTATATCCACATCTCCATGTAAAAACAAAACTCAGAACAAGCATTAATTTAAGGAAATAAATGAATGGAAATTTCAGCATCTAATGCTTTTATTGTCTTGTTGCATGTTACAGTTCTCACCTCCCTCATACATATCTATCTATCTTTACATATTTATACACACACCTCTTCCTTGAATTCTCCGAGAGGTTGTAGTTGATTCCAAGGGTGCCAGTTGTATCATAGAATTTCACATTGGAATCATCATCATGGTTAAGAATTTAAACAAAAAATCTTCACACAAACTGTCCAAGAATCATGagagacaacaacaacaattgaAAAGCTTGATCAATGTTTTGAAGCCAAAGGTGTACATCACTGACACCTCAAGCTTCAAGCAGTTAGTTCAAGAACTCACTGGCATCAACAATGGAAGTTCAAGTTCAAGTTTTGAACAAACCATTATAGGTTCTGAGGTTCAAAGAAACCATCCTGATATTGATACTAGCTTTGAAGCTTCAGTGGAAACTGAAGCAACAACAAATTCACCTTCTGAGTTATGTTATAGTGCAGTTCCAATcttgaatgatgaagaatttgaTCAAGTCTGCAATCAGATGATGTTTATGGAAGATGTATTCTTAGAAAACACCATAGCTAGTACTCAAAATCCTGTTCCTTTTTCGACATATCAGAATCTCGAGTCACTACTTTTTGATGTTGAACCAACTCATCAGTTCTACAATTCTTATGAACAGATTGATCAAGGTGTCAGCATATATGACTACGAGTTGTCCGGACTACTATGAACAAGAAATGTTTGAATGACTCACTTTGCATCCGAAGTGCGAGTTGGCTTGATAGATCAAGAATGGAAAAGCTTAAAAATGATgagattttgtttctttatttatctttcatgttTATACCTTGTATATCAGAGGATGTTACTGTTTTCTATGTATATACTTATGTATATAGTAACATATTGGCCCCTTTTTTTCATTGATGTATATGATTCTGGAATTTTGGCTTTGATGAACAAAAGAAAACTTAatgaaattaaatcttttcagTGAAGTGAAGTGAATAAGGTTATTAAGAACAGCTTATTATGTAATGTAATGTAATATTCTTTAATATTTATGTCATCAACTTCATCCttgtcttttcttatttgtatTGAATGAGAAAAGGATAGAATatcaattaaatgaaaatcaagaAAACTTAATTGTTACTATATAATGTATAAATCTGTTTAATACCTTCATTTTTTGAAATTCTTGGTAATTAAAACATGTCATTACACAAACCATATCAGAGTAAATCCAATGTTACCATGGCTTTCCATGAGTTGATTGTGAAGATCTAAATTTGCTCAAGAATCTGCTGTTATGGATAGCGAGTCGAAGAACTGCATCACTCGACCAGCATTGCTCTAAGCCACAAGCCTTTATGAGATTCTTGGCCAGGGTAATAGAAGGTGGATTGAACAAATTTGTTACTTGCACATCAAGTTTCCTATTCTCTGCATCCTTTGACCTCCATTGTTCCAGGCCATGAAATTTCTGTTTCTCCTTGAAGGCGAAAAACAACTTTGCCGCGATTTGCACATTTAAAGGATCATCAGTGCTCTCCCTATCAACTATATTCTCTTCTATGACAGGAACTGATTTCGCCACTCGAGAACTTACACTTGAAGTCTTCTCTGCATTATTGCTGTCTTGAAGTCTTGGATTAAACAAATGTGTGCTAATTCGCAAGAACTTGAATATAGATACCGAAGTTGTTGACTTATGAATTTGCTACTATGGATAGCTTTCTGAAATTCTGCATCACTTGAAAACCATTGTTCAACTCCATGAACACCAAGAAATTTCAGTTTCTCCTTGGATACAATGAAGAAATCTTCTGGTGTTTGAGCATTTGTAACATCAATGTTcttgttgggaataagtagtatgaccacaatccaatcaatcacgtttcaaataatttgttattgttattatattaaaatgttaatataataaggtccttgattaaatttatagatttatcattgtgatagtgatcataatactgagagataaatcttttataatttaatctaaattgttcttggtcataggattattaaaaaggacattaataatccggaaagatcaatatatatataatggtcttcattggatgaagattaatagatctcatttattaaattatatatatagatggtgcatataaagatatgaccattgaactgactcactctgagaattcctaatggttataattaccgcatatttgtcaataggatattctcaagatgaacatggtaatagagtttcctttgacctgcgactatcataataattaacaatgtatttattatactttgattccggacacctaataccctagggtgctagttgaatggatattgggtatgatttaaatacttgtagaattaatgattagtcaataaggaatccgtcaactctcggtaaagagtttgagttctatgattataatgaatgAGATggataaaaccttggccaaggggattgaatgaataaagaaatgagtttcttaggtcattcacagttcattataacaatggtaacaagttagagtttgacaattaaaccatactctaaaggttaaccaagagctggaaagatggaaggaattacactttgttcttctaaggttcttagtaaaaatatattacttcatactatcgggtcgttgaggagtgttgctagacgccaaccttgattagtaaatttagtatgactaatttactacccacttagtattgaacctatggggtcacacactaacaagtgttctaatctttgctatagaattatttaattattattttgatttgatcaaataaataattatattaattcagatggaatattattatattttttgctagcaccaagaatataataatagtatgataattgagaatattaaatgagatttgagaataattagttattctatttctgaatttgaattataaatttggatgagatccaaatcgattatgttttaaattgttatgatatgattcataaaatttaaaGGATGATTTGGAAtttaaagatatgatttaaatttgaattgagaatcaaatttaaaatcagtaataaatctcatactatatatatgtatgccaagagtagaggaacatGGTGAAAAAAAACAGATGAGAATAAAACACAAGGGTTTTATTCcattacctctacacacataaacgtatgtgagcctgattcttggagaagaattttatggcatgcaaagagttgcaagaggtttctcaatttagatcagatgtccattagtcaaggagttgacagcaaaggttggtctcggtgtggatacgcatagcgccttcgtaccatcgaaggagaaagtgatttttactaaagcgtctaaaggtatttagatctgatctactatctatatattattggaataaagtttaagcacaaaatagatctttaaggattactttaTTTTCTTCCACTGCGTGTGTTATGAACACATAGTAATCCTTCAGTTCTCCTTGTAAATCATCTTCTCTCCTACACCATACAAATGATGAACCCATTTGGCTGCTCCGGAAACAGAATCCTTCAAACCAGACAACAGAAGAATCTTGTCTGCATTGTTGGCGATTCGAGCCTTTGTACTTGAAGGAAACTGTTAGAAACAAGAGTCCgagagagtaatctgaaaagtgtattattgagtatgttgaaaagtacaatatacaaggggtatttataggtgctaaatgaatcaacgtaataaagacatagaatcctataattaatgtacagatatgctatataaatatagacgatgataattgatctaaattgattctaatgattctctaacacgatgctaattgatctaaattgattctaatgattctctaacatcccccctcaaactcaagtgggagctaaggataccaacttgagtttggataacaaaatCCGAAAGCaagtcgggtgatgagctttcgtgaagatatcagcagtctgatccagtATCTCAACAGCAATTAGTCGAACaacatcaataaggatacgttgccgaacaaagtgacaatcaatctcaatgtgtttggtgcgttcatgaaacacatcattatgagcaatctgaatagcactgcggttatcaCAAAAAAATCAGTAGaggacgactgaggagcacccagatctttgagaagccaacgaaccgagataacctcagcagtggtgtcagcgaggaCACGGTACTCAActtctgtgcttgagcgagcagtgaacgtttacttcttagcacgccaagagATGAGAAcatcgccaagaaacaaacagtaaccagtagtagaacaacgatcagtgggatcaccagcccaatcagcatcagaGTATGCCTGAAGGGTCAAAGAGGAATcggcagaaaaataaaggccatgaaatataGTGCCTTTGATGTaccgaagaatgcgaagaactgccgcatagtgagtagtacaaggagctgacaagaactggctgaGGACATGAACTGGATAGGCAATGTCTAgtcgggtgacagtcaagtagacgagacctCCAACTAACTGGCGATAAAGTgtcggattatccaaaacagtgccatccataggggtaaatcgaacattaggctcaagaggagtagattcagtgcgactatctgtaatcccatcgcgagcaagaagatctgaagcatacttagcccGAGAGAGATAAATGCCATCATCTAtggagatgacctcgagaccaagaaaatagctgagagaaccaagatccttcatctcaaaggtacggtgaagaaaggccttgagatcagagataccatcaacatcatctccagtaatgatcatgtcatcaacatacaaaagtagaagaacaactccacgttcgcttttacgaatgaaaagcgcattctcatgaggactagaaataaaaccaagactgcatatggtagtgctgaacttgtcaaaccattcacgaggagcttgcttaagtccataaagtgccttgcgaaggagacaaaccttattggaaggacaaggatatcctggaagtggtttcatatagactttctttttcaaattcgcATTAAGAAATGCATTTTTCACATCCCTCTGATTGAGAGACCATCTTTTAACCGCAGCAATGGCAAGGAGAGCTCTAAC includes:
- the LOC107608969 gene encoding conserved oligomeric Golgi complex subunit 5 (The sequence of the model RefSeq protein was modified relative to this genomic sequence to represent the inferred CDS: added 152 bases not found in genome assembly); this encodes SSAPATSALDSFASDPVFSAFLSPSFSSTSFSSAALSSGSPASTAEKLHHAIRLLDNQLRSEVLSRHSDLLGQLSSLHHATSALSTIRSSLSSLNSSVRRLRSELSDPHRSIASATVQLNNLHRTSELLQHSVRALRLSRKLRDLVAAAPDPEKLDLAKAAQLHAEILSLCEEYDLAGIDAVDEELRWVKETGDRLRSEAMKVLERGMEGLNQAEVGTGLQVFYNLGELKVTVEQVINKYKGLSAKSVSTALDMKAISGSGGGRGGGFGPGGIRGSGTPQIGGGAKAREALWQRLGNCMDQLHSIAVAVWHLQRVLSKKRDPFTHVLLLDEVIQEGDPMLTDRVWEAIAKAFASQMKSAFTASSFVKEIFTMGYPKLYSMIENLLERISRDTDVKGVLPAINSSGKEQLVSSVEIFQTAFLAHCLSRLSDLVNSVFPMSSRGSVPSKEQISRIISRIQEEIEAVQMDARLTLLVLREIGKVLILLAERAEYQISTGPESRQVSGPATPAQLKNFTLCQHLQEVHSRISSMLKGMPSIAAEVLSASLGAIYGVACDSVTSLFQAMLDRLESCILQIHDQNFGVLGMDAAMDNNASPYMEELQKCILHFRSEFLSRLLPSRATTTSGTENICTRLVQSMASRVLVFFIRHASLVRPLSESGKLRMARDMAELELAVGQNLFPVEQLGAPYRALRAFRPLIFLETSQFASSPLLQDLPPSVIFHHLYTRGPDELQSPLQRNKLTPLQYSLWLDSQGEDQIWKGIKATLDDYALNVRSRRDKEFNPVYPLMLQMGSSLIEKVQANPNS